A stretch of the Sphingobacterium thalpophilum genome encodes the following:
- a CDS encoding TonB-dependent siderophore receptor: protein MKKLILSASVLSSISAFAQQKDSVRTQRIDQVIIDAYIKKDSESTNKMPLRAIENPQVYSTIDRVALENQLLFTVDDAYRNVTGLQKMWNATGRAGDGGAYVNLRGFISNNSLRNGLVAPVSSAIDAVNIEKIEVLKGPSATLYGSNVTSYGGVINRVTKKPYDSLGGNVQVAAGNYNYYRAQADLNTPLTKNKNLLFRVNTAYTREGNFQNTNVHNAYFAFTPSLSWKVNDKLDVNLEYELYANKAQAEQNFFLMGPLSPFGYAGMKDLEKAGLNYKKSYLGSELYNKGRTHNVFGQVNYKINEYIRSSTSINSAYSYSDGFNPYFYITTKSYGADANDTEVGLYRGDQSTADSKQRYLQVQQNFNFDFHIGQVRNRTVVGGDFLRTRNDQFFYFGVIDFVPFTGEMDYTNFNGDYVSKYYDSIRDTPAWQNAIWPLKNKTNAYSAYISNVITPISGLNIMTAIRYESIRFKGGVKGANETPSYAQHAWSPKLGLVYELVKDKLSVFGNFQNSFTSNGYFVSDTASNLTLSDPEKANQWEGGFKADLWHGKVNATINYYHINVMNTLQTVGYTPQGRAVEQQMGKRNSKGVELEVNAYLVKGFSLIAGASYNDSKYTETTDATVLGRRPNTASSPWLVNFNATYQFVDGKFKGLGMGIGGNYASANKIINTTVGTFELPSYMVLNASAFYDARKFRIGLKADNLTNTHYWIGYTTANAQKLANVVGSFSYKF, encoded by the coding sequence ATGAAGAAGTTAATACTAAGTGCTTCTGTATTATCAAGTATCTCTGCCTTTGCGCAACAAAAAGATTCCGTCAGGACACAACGGATAGATCAAGTCATTATCGACGCTTACATTAAAAAAGACAGCGAATCGACGAACAAGATGCCGCTAAGAGCCATTGAGAATCCACAAGTCTATTCTACGATAGACCGGGTCGCGCTGGAAAATCAACTCCTATTTACAGTGGACGATGCTTATCGCAATGTCACTGGTCTGCAAAAAATGTGGAATGCCACTGGACGAGCAGGCGACGGGGGAGCGTACGTTAACCTCCGTGGATTTATTTCAAACAACTCACTTCGAAATGGCTTGGTAGCCCCCGTGAGCAGTGCAATAGATGCTGTGAATATTGAAAAGATAGAGGTATTAAAAGGGCCTTCTGCCACTTTGTATGGAAGTAACGTTACTTCTTATGGTGGAGTGATTAACCGGGTAACCAAAAAGCCCTACGATAGTCTGGGGGGGAACGTTCAGGTCGCGGCGGGGAACTACAACTATTACCGTGCGCAAGCTGATCTGAATACACCATTGACCAAGAACAAAAATCTATTGTTTCGTGTCAATACCGCTTACACCAGAGAAGGGAATTTCCAGAATACCAACGTGCATAACGCGTATTTTGCTTTTACGCCAAGCCTAAGCTGGAAAGTCAATGACAAGTTGGATGTAAACCTCGAATACGAGCTCTATGCAAATAAGGCTCAGGCGGAGCAGAACTTCTTTCTGATGGGGCCTCTGTCACCATTTGGTTATGCGGGCATGAAAGATCTGGAGAAAGCGGGACTTAACTATAAAAAATCTTATTTGGGATCGGAACTTTATAATAAAGGGCGTACCCACAATGTGTTTGGCCAGGTCAACTATAAGATCAATGAGTATATTCGTTCGTCGACATCAATCAATAGTGCGTATAGCTATTCGGATGGTTTTAATCCCTACTTTTACATTACTACTAAGTCATACGGCGCCGATGCCAACGATACGGAGGTGGGGTTATATCGAGGCGATCAGTCTACTGCGGACAGCAAGCAGCGATACCTGCAAGTACAGCAAAATTTCAACTTTGATTTCCACATCGGTCAGGTAAGGAACCGCACTGTTGTCGGTGGTGATTTCCTACGCACGCGCAATGATCAGTTCTTTTATTTTGGGGTAATCGATTTCGTCCCTTTCACAGGAGAAATGGATTACACGAATTTTAATGGCGACTATGTCAGCAAGTATTACGATTCAATTCGCGATACACCAGCCTGGCAGAATGCTATCTGGCCGCTAAAAAACAAAACAAATGCTTACAGCGCCTATATCTCGAATGTCATCACACCCATTTCCGGGTTAAACATCATGACTGCTATCCGCTACGAAAGTATTCGGTTTAAGGGAGGTGTGAAAGGCGCGAACGAGACCCCTTCCTATGCACAGCACGCATGGTCGCCTAAATTGGGGCTTGTGTATGAGCTTGTTAAAGATAAACTGTCGGTATTTGGTAATTTCCAGAACAGTTTTACCAGCAATGGTTACTTTGTTTCCGATACCGCGTCAAACCTCACGCTTTCTGATCCGGAGAAGGCCAACCAGTGGGAAGGCGGATTCAAAGCTGACTTATGGCATGGGAAAGTGAATGCTACAATCAATTATTACCATATCAATGTGATGAACACGCTACAGACTGTTGGTTATACTCCGCAGGGAAGGGCAGTCGAGCAGCAGATGGGAAAACGTAACAGTAAGGGAGTTGAGCTCGAAGTCAACGCCTATCTGGTCAAAGGCTTCTCTTTAATAGCAGGAGCAAGCTATAACGATTCCAAATATACCGAAACAACAGATGCGACGGTGTTGGGTAGAAGGCCGAATACGGCTTCGTCACCATGGCTGGTTAACTTTAACGCCACCTACCAGTTTGTTGACGGTAAGTTTAAAGGTCTCGGAATGGGGATTGGCGGCAACTATGCCAGTGCCAACAAGATCATCAATACTACCGTAGGCACTTTCGAACTGCCGTCTTATATGGTTCTCAATGCGAGTGCTTTTTATGATGCCCGCAAGTTCAGAATTGGTTTAAAAGCAGACAACCTGACCAATACCCATTACTGGATTGGTTATACCACAGCCAATGCACAAAAGCTGGCCAATGTGGTGGGAAGCTTCAGCTATAAATTCTAA
- a CDS encoding PepSY-associated TM helix domain-containing protein: MKLKTAKRWFNWHKWTSLICTIFLLYLCITGLPLIFHEEIEHLLEDHKEAVVSQHKLSLDKLAAIAESNYPREKVRYAFWDEREENKVLFDVVDRPDAPYEASKYLVLNEYTGEILGEPKTDGLMHIILKLHTDMFLGIPGKLFLGLMGLLFMISIVSGIVLYGPIMKKYDFGMVRKNKSKRLQWLDTHNLLGIAITAWMVVVGFTGVINTLSDVILGLWQQGQLAEMTAHYKDEEPLTADFSSVEAAKRAAENAVKDMKVSVIAYPGTPFTSKHHYAVFMRGDTELTSKLLQPVLVDAKTGRVTDTREMPWYVNTLFLSEPLHFGNYGGLMLKVVWAIFDVFSIIVLITGLYLWFARRRAGKQQLFTLKESPL; the protein is encoded by the coding sequence ATGAAACTGAAAACTGCTAAGCGTTGGTTTAACTGGCATAAATGGACGAGCCTAATCTGTACAATATTTCTATTATACCTGTGTATAACTGGTCTACCACTAATTTTTCATGAAGAGATTGAGCATTTGCTAGAGGATCATAAAGAAGCTGTGGTCTCACAGCATAAACTTAGTCTTGACAAACTTGCGGCAATAGCAGAATCCAACTATCCTCGTGAAAAGGTACGATATGCATTCTGGGATGAGCGTGAAGAAAATAAGGTCCTATTTGATGTGGTCGATAGGCCGGACGCTCCATATGAAGCCAGCAAATACTTGGTACTAAATGAGTATACAGGTGAGATTCTGGGTGAACCAAAAACCGATGGGCTAATGCATATTATTCTCAAGCTGCATACGGACATGTTTTTGGGAATTCCCGGAAAGCTGTTTTTAGGATTGATGGGATTGCTTTTTATGATTTCGATTGTTTCGGGTATTGTATTATATGGACCGATCATGAAGAAATATGACTTTGGTATGGTGCGGAAAAACAAGTCTAAACGATTACAATGGTTGGACACACACAATCTATTGGGCATTGCCATTACAGCATGGATGGTTGTCGTCGGATTTACGGGTGTAATAAACACGTTATCTGATGTAATCCTTGGGTTGTGGCAGCAGGGCCAGCTCGCAGAAATGACTGCTCATTATAAAGATGAAGAGCCACTTACCGCCGATTTCAGCTCGGTGGAGGCCGCCAAACGGGCCGCGGAAAATGCTGTTAAAGACATGAAAGTCTCGGTTATTGCCTATCCGGGCACGCCTTTTACCAGTAAGCACCATTATGCAGTTTTTATGCGCGGCGATACCGAGCTGACCTCCAAACTGTTGCAGCCCGTACTGGTCGATGCCAAAACGGGAAGGGTAACTGATACCCGAGAGATGCCTTGGTATGTCAACACATTATTTCTTTCGGAACCTTTGCATTTTGGTAATTATGGCGGCCTGATGTTGAAGGTTGTATGGGCGATCTTTGATGTCTTCAGCATTATTGTACTGATAACTGGGCTGTATCTATGGTTTGCCAGACGCCGAGCAGGAAAACAACAGTTATTCACCTTGAAGGAATCACCATTATGA
- a CDS encoding ABC transporter permease: MLKTVWRSILKTKSLSAIHIIGLAISIAAATLLFLTAMFELSFDNFHQDSDRIAMIYKSSEPQTGKKNELSMPTPLAPQLKKDIPSIAYITRYANSTITLKNGDKEFSSNNRFVDIDFFQIFDFPFIAGNKHALSDPGNLILTENMAHNLFGTTDVIGKQIEVNNGGTWQTATVGAVLKNIPANSSLRFSSLFRYENRPGYQEQTQQWENMNHEVFVKMKSELNKLNFSKETQAFTAQFFKSAIDRLKRDGAKADAEGNYYSFHLLPLSKLHSNDFGTGSSISASFPWVLLLISALILFISASNFVNLSLANSISRRREIGTRKTLGGTTWDIVYQLTLESFLLCFIALLLGLTLVYLFLPQFNAMMNYQLKLLELLNPKNLIIFTAVFLILSLIAGGLPAFSAARTNIILSLKGSDKIKSSRLRSTLTILQFAISIILIIATIVISSQMNYIAHKPLGFNKTEVISIPIGSGIDKEDALRQMRTILEQQPWVKSVSASDFNIGMGRDGSLSTSIFGFEHQNREIKTNYMRVDYDYLKTLDIKLIAGRDFDKKFTTDSNALIINKAMAAQFGGADQVLDKKIDINGGSTVIGIMDDFNFRDLRTAIEPLTISVNPKVFTVEYIFVRVAAGQVSLTLDKINDIWKKLNPKASIPASYLDENTQNLYQSERTFSKIVISGTGIAIIISCLGLFGLALLSINTRIKEIGIRKVLGSTVSGIIILLSRDFIRLVLIAFLIAAPFAWWTMHNWLQTFAYRIDIQWWMFVLAGGLAITIAWCTIAWQAFRAASTNIVESLKDE; this comes from the coding sequence ATGCTAAAGACCGTTTGGAGATCCATATTAAAGACCAAATCACTGAGTGCTATACACATCATCGGGTTGGCAATATCTATCGCAGCCGCGACGCTGCTATTTTTGACCGCCATGTTTGAATTGTCTTTTGACAATTTCCATCAGGATAGCGACCGTATTGCGATGATTTATAAAAGTTCGGAGCCACAAACAGGGAAGAAAAACGAATTGTCTATGCCTACCCCCCTCGCCCCGCAACTGAAGAAGGATATCCCTAGCATTGCCTATATTACCCGGTATGCAAACAGCACAATCACACTAAAAAATGGAGACAAGGAGTTTTCGTCCAACAATCGTTTTGTTGATATTGACTTCTTCCAGATTTTCGATTTTCCGTTTATTGCAGGCAACAAACACGCACTTTCTGATCCGGGAAATCTGATATTGACGGAAAATATGGCCCATAACCTGTTTGGCACCACGGATGTAATTGGCAAGCAGATCGAAGTCAATAATGGTGGTACTTGGCAGACCGCTACTGTCGGTGCTGTTTTAAAAAATATTCCTGCGAATTCGAGTTTGCGCTTTTCATCTTTGTTTCGCTATGAAAATCGGCCAGGATATCAAGAGCAGACCCAACAATGGGAGAATATGAACCACGAGGTATTTGTCAAAATGAAAAGCGAATTGAACAAGCTCAATTTCTCCAAGGAAACTCAGGCATTCACCGCACAGTTTTTTAAATCTGCGATTGACCGTCTCAAGAGGGACGGCGCAAAAGCAGACGCCGAGGGCAACTATTATAGCTTTCATTTATTACCACTGTCCAAACTTCACTCGAATGATTTTGGTACGGGCTCCTCCATCTCAGCCAGCTTCCCATGGGTTCTCTTGCTGATTTCGGCTCTGATTTTATTTATTTCCGCTTCCAACTTCGTCAATCTTTCCTTAGCCAATTCAATCAGTAGAAGGCGGGAGATTGGAACCCGAAAAACGCTGGGCGGTACGACTTGGGATATCGTCTACCAACTTACTTTGGAATCATTTCTCCTTTGTTTCATTGCCCTTTTGCTCGGCTTGACACTCGTGTATCTATTCCTTCCCCAGTTTAATGCGATGATGAATTATCAGCTGAAACTTCTGGAACTCCTGAACCCAAAAAATCTGATTATTTTTACTGCTGTATTTTTGATATTATCCCTAATTGCTGGTGGTCTACCAGCTTTTAGCGCGGCCCGCACCAATATCATTCTATCTTTGAAAGGTTCAGACAAAATCAAATCTTCGCGTCTCCGAAGCACTTTGACTATCCTGCAATTCGCCATTTCGATTATTTTGATTATCGCTACCATTGTGATCAGTTCCCAGATGAATTATATTGCGCACAAACCACTTGGGTTTAATAAAACAGAGGTAATCAGTATTCCTATTGGGTCTGGAATCGACAAAGAGGATGCCCTCCGCCAGATGCGTACGATCTTGGAGCAACAGCCTTGGGTGAAATCCGTGAGTGCCTCGGACTTTAATATAGGTATGGGCAGGGACGGCTCCCTTTCCACAAGCATCTTCGGTTTTGAACATCAAAACAGAGAAATTAAAACCAACTATATGCGAGTGGATTATGATTATCTCAAAACACTGGACATTAAATTGATCGCCGGAAGAGACTTTGACAAAAAATTCACCACCGACAGCAATGCGTTGATCATTAACAAAGCCATGGCCGCACAATTTGGCGGCGCCGATCAGGTGCTTGACAAAAAAATAGACATTAATGGCGGGAGCACCGTGATCGGAATTATGGATGACTTTAATTTTCGGGATCTCAGAACAGCAATTGAGCCATTAACTATTTCGGTAAATCCCAAGGTATTTACAGTCGAGTATATCTTTGTTCGTGTTGCGGCTGGCCAAGTTTCCCTGACTTTGGATAAAATCAACGACATTTGGAAAAAATTGAATCCGAAAGCCAGCATTCCTGCCTCCTATCTAGATGAAAACACACAAAATCTCTACCAATCGGAAAGGACATTCTCAAAAATTGTGATAAGCGGTACAGGTATAGCGATCATCATTTCCTGTTTAGGACTGTTTGGGCTAGCTTTACTATCCATAAACACCAGGATAAAAGAGATCGGTATACGCAAAGTCCTCGGATCCACCGTTTCAGGGATTATCATATTACTTTCGAGGGATTTTATTCGGCTGGTCCTGATCGCCTTTCTGATTGCCGCTCCATTTGCTTGGTGGACGATGCACAACTGGCTGCAGACCTTTGCCTATCGGATTGATATCCAATGGTGGATGTTTGTCCTGGCCGGAGGACTAGCCATCACAATCGCCTGGTGTACCATTGCCTGGCAAGCATTTCGAGCAGCCAGTACAAACATTGTCGAAAGCCTAAAGGACGAATAA
- a CDS encoding TolC family protein: MDRLLNIFIFGFMILCCVKPVTVAAQTVTVTLKDCIRRGLDNNLQFQIEQLKVMRAEKGRRSKASRFLPQISGSISHNYYFGSTIDPASNARIESNIQSDNFGLDGSINLFNFAELWESTLQADDHIISLQSRSVIEREFQMNLIQTYYDALAAQEWKKVIEEQLRNSQEQVERISQEVAEGAKSESDMYDIRVVYTEEKKILQQTIQDEENQKLALLQLMNDNVLKPDDMVLVHEEIVLQQSRTNLSEHPKIRLEQTKRERLEHEYKQLLGPMLPKLTLSYSFGTFYSNKIKDVWDTSLKFDNQLSNNKNQFLGLNLIVPLFSRGDRMRARKVKRIEMQEQQLILEKTRLDLDNRYEQEQQKIRQYEGLYPVLYEHLEASKKSLQTTRTKFEFGRVDISAYKAAKNQVLSASYDLLKNHLYKLMAIEMVNTMQ, from the coding sequence ATGGATAGACTGTTAAATATATTTATTTTCGGATTTATGATCCTGTGCTGCGTAAAGCCTGTAACGGTTGCAGCACAGACGGTTACCGTCACATTGAAGGACTGCATCCGCCGCGGATTGGATAACAATCTACAATTTCAAATAGAGCAACTGAAGGTGATGCGTGCCGAGAAAGGGCGGCGCAGTAAAGCTAGCCGTTTTTTACCGCAGATTTCAGGAAGTATATCGCACAACTACTATTTTGGATCCACCATCGATCCGGCATCCAACGCCCGTATTGAGTCTAATATACAGTCTGACAATTTCGGACTTGACGGATCTATCAACCTGTTTAATTTTGCTGAATTATGGGAGTCAACACTTCAGGCCGACGATCATATCATCAGCCTACAAAGCAGATCTGTCATCGAGCGGGAATTCCAGATGAACTTGATTCAGACCTATTACGATGCTCTGGCGGCTCAGGAATGGAAAAAAGTGATTGAAGAACAGCTGAGGAATTCTCAGGAGCAGGTGGAACGGATTAGTCAGGAAGTGGCTGAGGGTGCGAAGTCCGAAAGTGACATGTACGACATTCGGGTCGTTTATACGGAAGAAAAAAAGATACTGCAACAGACTATTCAAGATGAGGAAAATCAAAAGCTGGCCTTGTTACAACTGATGAATGATAATGTCCTAAAACCGGATGATATGGTGTTGGTACATGAGGAAATCGTACTACAGCAGAGTCGTACAAACCTTTCTGAGCATCCCAAGATCAGATTGGAACAAACGAAAAGGGAGCGGCTGGAGCATGAGTATAAGCAATTGCTCGGGCCGATGCTTCCAAAGCTCACGCTTTCATATTCTTTCGGCACTTTCTATTCCAATAAGATAAAGGATGTGTGGGATACCTCTCTAAAATTTGATAATCAGTTGAGCAATAACAAAAATCAATTTTTGGGGCTGAATCTCATTGTTCCGTTATTCTCCCGCGGCGACCGCATGCGGGCCAGAAAGGTGAAACGGATTGAAATGCAGGAGCAACAGCTCATTCTGGAAAAAACCAGACTGGATCTCGACAATAGGTATGAACAGGAACAACAAAAGATAAGGCAATACGAGGGCCTATATCCAGTCCTATATGAGCATCTGGAAGCTTCAAAAAAGTCACTGCAAACTACGCGTACCAAGTTTGAATTTGGCAGGGTGGATATTTCGGCTTACAAAGCGGCCAAAAACCAGGTACTCTCGGCTTCGTATGACTTGTTAAAAAACCATTTATACAAATTGATGGCAATAGAAATGGTCAATACTATGCAATAG
- a CDS encoding ABC transporter permease yields the protein MLKNWLKIFVYNFLQNKLFSLLTVLGLAIGMTGVVLASLYWEDEHAYNKWVPDKDRIAEVTIEFRENKWAWMVAPLGAMLKERSAELDSYLYYASQAINEPYRYRGKSTFIKNILDAQQNFFDFFPFEIVQGDLNQYKENSKAVALEASVAREIFGDENPIGKIITNSYNNERIVAAVYKLNDKTSVKPNMLLHDMDNTIKNGVQSKNMSDFNYGLLVKAKTVGQLEAVQRSLNVIMDEFFTNQQAQEAGISKDAYEEKYGKFAFHLTILANSRLDASDMPTGLPEGKGNRTFLIINVGLCILILVISIFNYINLSTAYAMKRAKEIGVRKVIGATRKDVILQMVLETALTALIAILLTFALVEVLLPLYNSLLDKQLAMDFGQYGLHFLGLLLVIILLAGVLPALYIAKFEILKVVKGNFSRSQSGIWIRNTMIVLQFCIATFFIISGIVVSLQVKFAMEKDLGFNGDQIISIEWPNQYNNKFKQYQQIRQELNKIAGVADVSTSSFVIGTGAASSSAIIYRDKNVQSQNIAIDFNTLDMYGIKIVQGRKLQPSLSSDTIHSVLLNKTALEAIGEKDPLNKKINRNGQELTIVGIVDDFHLFGLDNKVPPMTIFHFNTIPWMQSNINSLVVKVKPEHMDKTISAIESYWKKNVDAERPFAYDFVDKAFARTYQQYVKQRNVFNILTVVVISISLLGLFALASYTMERRYKEIAIKKVLGAETRELVVNLIKQYLVLLVAGFVIAVLPSFYLMQKWLSNFAYRIELPLYAFPVSLLMMLGLTLAVVLSKAIAATRINSLTYLKYE from the coding sequence ATGTTAAAAAACTGGTTGAAGATATTTGTTTACAATTTTCTGCAGAATAAGCTTTTTTCCTTGCTGACAGTGCTTGGCTTGGCCATAGGAATGACAGGCGTGGTTTTGGCGTCATTGTACTGGGAAGACGAACATGCTTATAACAAGTGGGTCCCCGACAAAGACCGTATTGCAGAAGTCACCATTGAATTCAGGGAAAACAAATGGGCCTGGATGGTGGCGCCGTTAGGTGCGATGCTGAAAGAACGAAGCGCGGAACTTGATAGCTACCTCTACTATGCATCTCAAGCAATCAATGAGCCGTATCGATACCGAGGCAAATCGACTTTCATCAAAAATATCTTAGACGCACAGCAGAATTTCTTTGATTTCTTTCCTTTTGAGATTGTCCAGGGGGACCTGAATCAATACAAAGAGAACAGTAAAGCTGTAGCGCTGGAAGCTTCGGTAGCAAGAGAAATTTTTGGGGATGAAAATCCGATCGGAAAAATTATTACCAATTCCTATAATAATGAACGTATTGTCGCAGCAGTCTATAAATTGAACGATAAGACATCCGTTAAACCAAACATGTTGCTCCATGATATGGATAACACGATTAAAAATGGCGTTCAGTCCAAGAATATGAGCGACTTCAACTACGGTCTGCTGGTTAAGGCGAAAACCGTTGGACAGCTGGAGGCTGTCCAACGGTCGCTGAATGTGATTATGGATGAATTTTTTACAAACCAACAGGCCCAGGAGGCGGGAATTAGCAAGGACGCTTACGAGGAAAAGTATGGCAAGTTTGCTTTTCATCTGACCATCTTGGCAAATAGCCGTCTGGATGCATCAGACATGCCTACGGGACTTCCTGAAGGAAAAGGAAATAGAACATTTCTGATTATTAATGTGGGTTTATGTATACTCATCCTGGTGATCTCCATTTTCAATTATATCAACCTCTCTACTGCATATGCCATGAAAAGAGCGAAAGAAATAGGTGTTCGGAAAGTAATCGGCGCTACTCGAAAAGATGTGATCTTACAGATGGTTTTGGAAACTGCTCTGACCGCCTTGATTGCGATCCTCTTAACTTTTGCGCTGGTCGAAGTGCTATTGCCACTATATAATAGCTTACTTGATAAACAATTGGCAATGGATTTTGGACAATATGGATTGCATTTTCTGGGCCTGCTACTGGTTATTATACTGCTGGCGGGTGTCCTACCAGCGCTGTATATTGCGAAATTCGAAATTCTCAAGGTCGTCAAGGGCAACTTTTCCCGAAGCCAGTCAGGTATCTGGATCCGGAATACGATGATTGTGCTCCAATTTTGTATAGCCACCTTCTTTATCATTTCGGGGATCGTCGTATCTCTACAGGTAAAATTCGCCATGGAAAAAGATCTTGGTTTTAACGGTGATCAGATAATAAGCATCGAATGGCCAAATCAATACAACAATAAATTCAAACAGTATCAGCAAATTAGACAAGAGTTGAATAAAATTGCCGGTGTCGCGGATGTGAGTACCTCCAGTTTTGTCATCGGCACGGGTGCTGCATCATCGTCCGCTATTATCTATAGAGATAAGAATGTACAATCGCAAAATATTGCAATCGATTTTAATACGCTGGATATGTATGGGATCAAAATAGTACAGGGAAGAAAATTACAACCATCTCTGTCTTCGGATACAATCCATTCCGTACTGTTGAATAAAACTGCACTGGAAGCTATTGGGGAGAAAGATCCGCTTAACAAAAAGATTAACCGGAACGGCCAAGAATTGACTATCGTAGGTATTGTGGACGATTTTCATCTTTTTGGTCTTGACAATAAAGTCCCGCCGATGACAATTTTCCATTTTAATACTATTCCGTGGATGCAAAGTAATATCAATTCTTTAGTTGTCAAGGTCAAACCCGAGCACATGGATAAGACTATTTCGGCAATTGAAAGCTACTGGAAGAAGAATGTGGATGCCGAACGCCCGTTTGCGTACGATTTTGTGGATAAGGCGTTTGCAAGGACCTATCAACAGTATGTGAAACAACGCAACGTATTTAATATTCTGACGGTCGTGGTGATCAGCATTTCGCTACTGGGGTTGTTTGCGCTCGCATCTTATACGATGGAACGCCGATATAAAGAGATCGCCATTAAGAAAGTACTGGGCGCTGAAACGCGAGAATTGGTCGTGAATCTGATTAAACAATACCTGGTGCTGCTGGTTGCCGGTTTTGTAATCGCGGTTTTACCGAGCTTCTACCTGATGCAGAAATGGCTCAGCAATTTTGCTTATCGCATCGAGCTTCCTCTCTACGCTTTTCCGGTCTCGTTGCTGATGATGCTGGGATTGACCTTGGCGGTAGTACTGAGCAAAGCCATTGCAGCGACCAGGATCAATTCACTTACTTATCTTAAATACGAATAA
- a CDS encoding ABC transporter ATP-binding protein, whose translation MIQIKDLSRVFATADVQTRALNHVSLHIAEGEFVSIMGPSGCGKSTLLNIIGLLDEISSGSYLLLGKEVAGMNEVERSRMRKTNIGFIFQNFNLIDELNVYDNIELPLIYNKVPAAQRKQKVREMAEKLNISHRLQHHPQQLSGGQQQRVAVARALICNPKIILADEPTGNLDSNNGNEVMELLTKLHAQGTTILMVTHSAHDASYSQKIITMKDGEILSEKVNQRVVDVFQS comes from the coding sequence ATGATACAGATAAAAGATTTAAGCCGTGTATTTGCCACTGCAGATGTGCAGACACGGGCGCTTAACCATGTTAGCCTGCACATTGCAGAAGGTGAATTCGTTTCGATCATGGGGCCGTCGGGCTGTGGAAAGTCGACATTATTGAACATTATCGGCTTACTGGATGAGATCAGCTCAGGATCATATCTATTGCTGGGGAAGGAAGTGGCCGGCATGAACGAAGTAGAGCGGTCCCGGATGCGCAAAACCAATATTGGTTTTATCTTCCAGAATTTTAACCTTATCGATGAATTGAATGTGTACGATAATATAGAACTCCCATTGATCTACAATAAAGTCCCTGCGGCGCAGCGCAAACAAAAGGTCAGGGAAATGGCCGAGAAATTGAATATCTCCCATAGATTACAACACCATCCCCAACAGCTTTCGGGAGGGCAGCAGCAGCGGGTAGCCGTGGCAAGGGCACTGATCTGTAATCCAAAAATCATCTTAGCAGACGAACCTACGGGAAATCTGGACAGCAACAATGGCAACGAAGTGATGGAACTGCTGACCAAGTTGCACGCACAAGGTACAACCATCCTGATGGTAACTCACTCGGCCCACGATGCTTCGTATTCCCAAAAAATCATCACGATGAAGGATGGAGAGATCCTAAGCGAGAAAGTCAATCAACGGGTGGTGGATGTGTTTCAGTCCTAA